Proteins from a genomic interval of Niabella soli DSM 19437:
- a CDS encoding endonuclease/exonuclease/phosphatase family protein — protein sequence MKKIIKTLWQLFSVVVMLLYLIACLTTYLPSSRFSYAIYFVLGFPYLFVLAFAVILINIYLYYRRQKDKEATAADEAGAAEPVQEGATTQPKPEQNRNKKRIWWLLLLLLPACKNIGLTFAFHPQQWQMKKNTAALRIMTWNVREFADSIKQADLAIRRTIEGITEYHPDIVCMQLHYDSVTLQDGQRLSVIKIMDSLGYPYHRSFYDTYMANGKEHSYTRSAAIYSRLPIDSSGSAATVATPENVSEFQHYRGKVGFVDVKWQNKPLRLYTARWQSRYLYFNSDYRDRRLKQRVYNRFKYITEAYPSIEEIHQKEAAIIRQEMDKSPYPFIFCGDMNGLSTSYNCEYLKGENLQDAFIKGGWGIGATYTYDRFTPILRIDVCLPDKKFKVLQATVAEKSIAGHYPLISDIDWK from the coding sequence GTGAAAAAAATCATTAAAACATTGTGGCAGCTATTTTCCGTTGTTGTGATGCTGCTTTACCTGATCGCCTGCCTTACCACCTACCTGCCCTCCTCCCGGTTTTCTTATGCTATTTATTTTGTGTTGGGCTTTCCCTATTTATTTGTGCTTGCTTTCGCTGTTATTTTAATCAATATTTATCTCTACTACCGGCGGCAAAAAGATAAAGAAGCTACAGCAGCCGATGAGGCCGGAGCCGCCGAACCTGTGCAGGAAGGAGCAACAACCCAACCCAAGCCTGAGCAAAACAGGAACAAAAAAAGAATTTGGTGGCTACTGCTGCTATTGTTGCCTGCCTGCAAAAACATTGGTTTGACCTTTGCCTTTCATCCGCAACAATGGCAAATGAAAAAAAATACTGCTGCTTTAAGGATTATGACCTGGAATGTGAGGGAATTTGCCGATTCAATCAAACAGGCCGATCTTGCTATCCGGAGAACAATCGAAGGGATAACGGAGTACCATCCGGATATAGTGTGTATGCAACTGCATTACGACAGTGTAACGTTGCAGGACGGGCAACGTCTTTCTGTAATAAAAATAATGGATTCTCTCGGTTACCCTTACCACCGGAGCTTTTACGATACGTACATGGCTAATGGAAAAGAACATTCCTACACCCGCAGTGCGGCCATCTATTCCAGGCTGCCTATAGACAGTAGTGGGAGTGCGGCAACCGTGGCGACACCAGAAAATGTTTCTGAATTCCAACATTACAGGGGAAAGGTTGGTTTTGTAGATGTTAAGTGGCAAAACAAGCCCCTGCGCCTGTATACCGCGCGCTGGCAATCACGTTACCTGTATTTTAATTCTGATTACAGAGACAGAAGGCTCAAACAACGGGTATACAACCGGTTTAAATATATAACAGAAGCCTATCCGTCAATAGAAGAAATCCACCAAAAGGAAGCCGCAATTATACGCCAGGAAATGGACAAGAGTCCCTATCCTTTTATTTTTTGCGGGGACATGAATGGATTGTCCACTTCGTACAACTGCGAATACTTAAAAGGAGAAAATCTTCAGGACGCTTTCATAAAAGGCGGCTGGGGTATTGGTGCCACTTATACTTACGACAGGTTTACACCGATTCTACGTATCGACGTATGTTTGCCTGATAAAAAATTTAAAGTATTACAGGCAACGGTTGCAGAAAAAAGCATCGCGGGTCATTACCCGCTGATTTCAGATATTGATTGGAAGTAA
- a CDS encoding metallophosphoesterase gives MRRIFRFLLLKPILWGAKKFDSDPDKNRVFDALTKLFNHILEDPGKLGPLIDFDAQAAKYIIFSDQHKGARDGADDFMLAAPAYVAALHYYNQKGFTFINLGDCEELWENSLSKVKKWNQEQFEAEKAFVQRNAFIKVIGNHDLYWGNDPLAGLELEAVFGSKIKAYQGVLLHTHLDGKELRIFCTHGHQGDANSDGNWFTKFFISKIWGPLQSYLQINPNEPSNNDYKKTLHNEIMYEWSSDQKRIVLITGHTHQPVFESLTHIERLYRQMAIAKAGADAATLDKIRKETTPYQKRFDALVLDYSKILPTYFNSGCCCFSDGDITGIEIADGHIRLIKWETKGSNAGRTVLEEMSLTDLVNTITK, from the coding sequence ATGCGCCGTATCTTCAGGTTTCTTTTATTAAAACCCATTCTATGGGGAGCCAAAAAATTTGATTCTGATCCGGATAAGAACAGGGTCTTTGATGCGCTTACCAAATTATTCAATCATATACTGGAGGACCCGGGTAAATTGGGGCCGCTGATTGATTTTGATGCCCAGGCAGCTAAGTATATTATTTTCTCCGATCAACACAAAGGCGCCCGTGATGGGGCAGATGATTTTATGCTGGCGGCTCCTGCCTATGTTGCCGCCCTGCACTACTATAACCAAAAGGGCTTTACCTTCATCAACCTTGGCGATTGTGAAGAGTTATGGGAGAATAGCCTTTCCAAAGTTAAAAAATGGAACCAGGAACAATTTGAAGCAGAAAAGGCTTTTGTGCAACGAAATGCTTTTATAAAAGTTATCGGCAACCATGATCTTTATTGGGGCAACGACCCCCTGGCAGGATTGGAACTGGAAGCCGTTTTTGGCTCAAAAATAAAAGCCTACCAAGGAGTGCTGCTGCACACGCACCTCGACGGTAAAGAGCTGCGCATCTTTTGCACCCATGGCCACCAGGGTGATGCCAACAGCGATGGGAACTGGTTCACCAAGTTCTTTATTTCTAAAATATGGGGGCCGCTGCAATCTTACCTTCAGATCAATCCCAATGAACCCTCAAACAACGACTATAAGAAAACATTGCATAATGAAATCATGTATGAATGGTCGTCTGATCAAAAACGTATTGTATTAATCACCGGTCATACCCATCAACCCGTTTTTGAATCGCTGACGCATATTGAACGGTTGTATCGCCAGATGGCCATCGCCAAAGCGGGGGCGGATGCGGCTACCCTTGATAAAATAAGAAAGGAAACGACGCCCTATCAGAAACGGTTTGACGCTCTGGTGCTGGATTATAGCAAAATTCTTCCCACCTACTTTAATTCGGGCTGTTGTTGTTTTTCTGATGGCGATATTACAGGCATTGAAATTGCAGACGGCCACATCCGGCTTATAAAATGGGAAACCAAGGGTTCAAACGCAGGCAGAACGGTATTAGAAGAAATGTCGTTGACGGACCTTGTTAATACAATAACAAAATAA